One part of the Marinobacterium rhizophilum genome encodes these proteins:
- a CDS encoding phnA protein, translating into MSRAQERYHERQQHGLSIFGKDLIRRCGAHCELCDRQGVSLKVFEVPPVETPANFDHCVMLCEVCFKQILQPRKRDPHHWRCLRTAVWSSTPAARVLAIALLDTFIGREDWAMQLHEQLYLDPEEQLWVDSIDF; encoded by the coding sequence ATGTCCCGCGCACAGGAAAGGTATCATGAGCGACAGCAGCACGGACTGTCGATCTTCGGCAAGGACCTGATACGCCGCTGTGGCGCCCACTGCGAGCTGTGTGACCGCCAGGGCGTAAGCCTCAAGGTATTTGAAGTGCCGCCGGTGGAGACACCGGCCAACTTCGACCACTGCGTCATGCTGTGTGAGGTGTGTTTCAAGCAGATCCTCCAGCCCAGGAAGCGCGATCCTCATCACTGGCGCTGCCTCAGGACGGCAGTCTGGAGTTCGACCCCGGCCGCACGGGTGCTGGCCATCGCTCTGCTCGATACTTTTATTGGCCGCGAAGACTGGGCCATGCAACTGCACGAGCAACTCTATCTGGATCCCGAAGAGCAACTCTGGGTGGACTCCATCGATTTTTAG
- a CDS encoding EF-hand domain-containing protein, with protein sequence MRTLTATLGAALLTTCATLHADPVQTLFQELDVDNDGKLSWQESSAYADLKTYFTSLDANQDGYLTPFEFGVQQRSQS encoded by the coding sequence ATGCGAACCCTTACAGCCACCCTCGGTGCCGCCCTGCTCACCACCTGCGCCACGCTCCACGCAGATCCGGTGCAAACGCTGTTTCAGGAACTGGATGTCGATAACGACGGCAAGCTCAGCTGGCAGGAGTCCAGCGCCTACGCGGACCTGAAAACCTATTTCACCTCGCTTGATGCCAACCAGGACGGCTACCTGACACCCTTCGAATTTGGCGTCCAGCAGCGGTCACAAAGTTAA
- the mtnA gene encoding S-methyl-5-thioribose-1-phosphate isomerase, with protein sequence MKDLISTSLKYQQGQLWVLDQHQLPDQERWLECTSVEAMVDMIRKLQIRGAPLIGIGASLLLAHLAERGESPTALEQAAATLREARPTAVNLMNCMDRMLATLREQGALALGACAERIFDEDVQLCLNMARQGAALIEPGTRILTHCNTGSLATAGVGTAIGVIGEAHRQGKGIHVYVDETRPLLQGGRLTCWEMRQLQVPYTLICDSMAAMLMAQGKVDCILVGSDRIAANGDFANKVGTYSLAVNARYHQVPFYVVAPYTTVDPQCPDGSQIPIEQRSAAEVQGVSGSFGQVRWSPEDAPVYNPAFDVTPASLVTGWILDTAVLSPEQVKAGALSHL encoded by the coding sequence ATGAAAGACCTGATCTCCACCAGCCTGAAATACCAGCAGGGCCAGCTTTGGGTGCTGGACCAGCACCAGTTGCCGGACCAGGAGCGCTGGCTGGAATGCACCTCGGTGGAGGCCATGGTGGACATGATTCGCAAACTGCAGATTCGCGGCGCCCCGCTGATCGGCATTGGCGCCAGCCTGCTGCTGGCCCACCTGGCCGAACGGGGCGAGAGCCCCACTGCGCTGGAACAGGCTGCGGCAACGTTGCGCGAGGCGCGCCCTACGGCGGTCAACCTGATGAACTGCATGGACCGCATGCTGGCCACCCTGCGTGAACAGGGCGCGCTTGCGCTGGGCGCCTGTGCAGAACGCATTTTCGATGAAGATGTCCAGCTGTGCCTGAACATGGCGCGCCAGGGTGCGGCGCTGATCGAACCCGGCACCCGTATTCTGACCCACTGCAATACCGGCAGCCTTGCTACGGCAGGTGTCGGCACCGCCATTGGCGTTATCGGGGAAGCCCACCGCCAGGGCAAGGGTATTCATGTGTATGTGGACGAGACCCGCCCGCTACTGCAGGGCGGCCGGCTGACCTGCTGGGAAATGCGCCAACTGCAGGTGCCCTACACCCTGATCTGCGACAGCATGGCCGCCATGCTGATGGCCCAGGGCAAGGTCGACTGCATTCTGGTGGGTTCCGACCGGATCGCCGCCAACGGCGACTTCGCCAACAAGGTGGGTACCTATTCGCTGGCGGTCAATGCCCGTTATCACCAGGTGCCGTTTTACGTCGTGGCCCCCTATACCACGGTGGATCCGCAGTGCCCCGATGGCAGCCAGATTCCCATCGAACAGCGCTCAGCCGCAGAAGTACAGGGCGTCAGCGGCAGTTTTGGCCAGGTGCGCTGGAGCCCGGAAGATGCGCCGGTGTACAACCCGGCCTTCGACGTGACGCCGGCCAGCCTGGTGACCGGCTGGATTCTGGATACGGCCGTGCTCAGCCCCGAACAGGTGAAGGCCGGCGCCCTCAGCCACCTCTGA
- the mtnK gene encoding S-methyl-5-thioribose kinase: MTDCKFANDAEVIDFARTHSGVFQAGANLGVEEIGDGNINFVYRVYADDGTSVIIKQALHYIRIIGEGWPLSQDRIRIEAEALQQEALYCPDLVPRVYHFDAARSAIVMEDIGAHENLRHALIARTHLPLLAEHLGRFAADTLFHTSDLYLDAHRKKELVGRFINPDLCKITEDLFFWDPYCDHERNNINPLLWDEAEALWQDAPLKLEVARLKHRFLTCAQALLHGDLHSGSVFACAEGTKVIDPEFAYFGPMGFDVGSVLGNLLLNVAGQAELPGDAAERAAYQAWLLETIAGFWNTFAGRFGALMEEKTQDPSLDLALYRDAFLAELLADSIGYAGTEMIRRTLGLAHVADLDAIEDPQRRALAESRVLHLGRAMIMQRGEFGSIETLVAFVRDH, from the coding sequence ATGACCGACTGCAAGTTTGCCAATGATGCCGAAGTGATCGACTTTGCGCGGACCCACTCCGGCGTTTTCCAGGCGGGAGCGAATCTCGGCGTCGAGGAAATCGGCGATGGCAATATCAATTTCGTATACCGGGTTTACGCCGATGACGGCACCAGTGTCATTATCAAGCAGGCACTGCATTACATTCGCATCATCGGTGAGGGCTGGCCGCTATCCCAGGATCGCATCCGCATCGAAGCCGAAGCGTTGCAGCAGGAAGCGCTCTACTGCCCCGACCTGGTTCCCCGGGTTTACCACTTCGATGCCGCCCGTTCCGCCATCGTGATGGAGGACATCGGTGCCCATGAGAACCTGCGCCATGCGCTGATCGCCCGGACCCATTTGCCGCTGCTGGCAGAGCACCTGGGGCGCTTTGCGGCCGACACCCTGTTCCACACCTCGGACCTGTACCTGGATGCGCACCGCAAGAAGGAGCTGGTGGGGCGCTTTATCAACCCGGATCTGTGCAAGATCACCGAGGACCTGTTCTTCTGGGACCCGTACTGCGATCACGAACGCAACAATATCAACCCGCTGCTGTGGGACGAGGCCGAAGCTCTGTGGCAGGATGCGCCGCTGAAGCTGGAAGTGGCCCGTCTGAAGCATCGATTCCTGACCTGCGCGCAGGCGCTGTTGCACGGTGACCTGCATTCGGGTTCCGTGTTCGCCTGTGCCGAGGGGACCAAGGTAATCGACCCGGAGTTTGCCTACTTTGGGCCCATGGGCTTTGATGTCGGCAGCGTGCTGGGCAATCTGTTGCTGAATGTAGCCGGCCAGGCTGAACTGCCCGGGGATGCAGCCGAACGCGCTGCCTACCAGGCATGGTTGCTGGAGACCATTGCCGGCTTCTGGAACACCTTTGCCGGGCGCTTTGGCGCCCTGATGGAGGAGAAGACCCAGGACCCGTCACTTGACCTCGCCCTGTACCGTGACGCCTTCCTGGCCGAGCTGCTGGCTGACAGCATCGGCTACGCCGGCACCGAGATGATCCGGCGTACCCTGGGGCTGGCCCATGTCGCCGATCTGGACGCCATCGAGGATCCACAGCGCCGGGCGCTTGCCGAGAGCAGGGTGCTGCATCTTGGGCGCGCGATGATCATGCAGCGCGGCGAGTTCGGGTCAATCGAGACGCTGGTGGCCTTTGTGCGGGATCACTGA
- the smrA gene encoding DNA endonuclease SmrA: MAGSDPNSDFDQLMQRDGVAPLRHSPRADTGTVRLPPAVLTARRRAAEGSADGLGLEILQPVDPHDPLEWKRDGVQEGVYRNLRLGRYRADARLELIRKTLGQAQDELRHFVRECTTHGIRTCAISHGRGRRTGDAASEMRSALNQWLPLLDEVLAFHSAPPEQGGLGVVHVMLRKNEAQRQDNWERHQKRG; encoded by the coding sequence ATGGCCGGTTCAGATCCCAACAGTGACTTCGATCAGTTGATGCAGCGCGATGGGGTGGCTCCGCTGCGCCACAGCCCAAGGGCCGATACCGGAACCGTGCGGCTGCCACCGGCCGTATTGACCGCCAGGCGCCGCGCCGCAGAGGGTTCTGCCGACGGCCTGGGACTCGAAATTCTGCAGCCGGTCGATCCCCATGACCCGCTGGAATGGAAACGTGACGGTGTGCAGGAGGGGGTCTACCGCAACCTTCGCCTGGGGCGTTACCGCGCCGATGCGAGGCTTGAACTGATCAGGAAGACCCTGGGGCAGGCGCAGGACGAGTTGCGTCACTTTGTGCGTGAGTGCACCACCCATGGCATAAGGACCTGTGCCATCAGTCACGGTCGCGGGCGCCGCACGGGGGATGCCGCCAGCGAGATGCGCAGTGCGCTCAACCAGTGGCTGCCGTTGCTGGATGAGGTGCTGGCGTTCCATTCGGCACCGCCCGAACAGGGCGGCCTTGGCGTGGTCCATGTGATGCTGCGCAAGAACGAGGCCCAGCGCCAGGATAACTGGGAGCGGCACCAGAAACGGGGCTGA
- a CDS encoding DUF924 family protein, producing MTEKIEEVLLFWFGPLHNGIACESKQRLWWEGREEDDRQLDELFAPLVRRAMRGELEAWASSPRGRLALILLLDQFSRSIYRGTADAFGGDALALENCQRGIALGHDLALETAERLFFYMPLEHAESLEAQNLLVAQLESLRQTLVGAPRSQLDNALDFAHQHRDLIVRFGRFPHRNTVLGRVSTEQELAYLNQSHHRWGQ from the coding sequence ATGACGGAAAAAATCGAGGAGGTGTTGCTGTTCTGGTTCGGGCCGCTGCACAACGGCATTGCCTGTGAATCGAAACAGCGGCTCTGGTGGGAAGGGCGCGAGGAGGATGACCGGCAGCTGGATGAGCTGTTCGCGCCCCTGGTGCGCCGGGCCATGCGCGGTGAGCTGGAAGCCTGGGCCAGCAGTCCGCGGGGGCGACTGGCATTGATTCTGCTGCTGGATCAATTCAGTCGCAGCATCTACCGGGGTACGGCGGACGCTTTTGGCGGTGACGCCCTGGCGCTGGAAAACTGCCAGCGGGGGATTGCCCTGGGTCACGACCTGGCGCTGGAGACCGCCGAACGGCTGTTTTTCTATATGCCGCTGGAGCACGCCGAGTCTCTGGAGGCGCAAAACCTGCTTGTCGCTCAGCTTGAATCACTGCGGCAAACCCTCGTGGGGGCGCCCCGCAGCCAGCTGGATAACGCGCTGGATTTTGCCCATCAGCACCGCGACCTGATCGTGCGTTTTGGGCGTTTTCCCCATCGCAACACCGTGCTCGGGCGAGTGTCCACCGAGCAGGAGCTGGCCTACCTCAACCAGTCACACCATCGCTGGGGTCAGTAG
- the metE gene encoding 5-methyltetrahydropteroyltriglutamate--homocysteine S-methyltransferase codes for MATTHTLGFPRIGAQRELKFALESYWSGNCNREQLLQTGSRIRQQNWAQQHQAGQPRVSVNDFALYDQVLDHSCLLGVIPARFQDGSSDAFDTAFRMARGRAPSGTAVRACEMTKWFDTNYHYLVPELEPQQRFTLAPDKLLAEIAEARACGFDVKPVLIGPVTYLWLAKTAGDFDRLQLLPALLQAYAELFAILAREGVEWLQLDEPILVQELEPVWLGALETAYQALSGSGLKLLLTTYFGNLGDNLSLALSLPVQGLHLDAVRGGAEYRRVLAELRDDQVLSLGIVDGRNIWKTDLSARLKELQPVSDQLGARLWLSSSCSLQHVPVDLGQETALDAELKGWMAYAVQKLAELQLLGTALNGGQVTAALADNALALAGRRSSTRVHQDSVKQRCLQLSLKDGERGLAYDERAPRQRERLQLPAFPTTTIGSFPQTPAIRQTRAGFRRGELSEADYVARMQAEIADCIERQEACGLDMLVHGEAERNDMVEYFGELLQGYAVSRNGWVQSYGSRCVKPPVIYGDVYRDAAMTVQWSRYAQSLTTKPVKGMLTGPVTMLQWAFVRDDQSRQQTCLQVALALRDEVCELEAAGIAAIQIDEPAIREGLPLKRSEWQHYLDWAVYAFRVSACGVAPQTQIHTHMCYSEFNGIIEAIAAMDADVITIETSRSNMMLLDAFIDFEYPSEIGPGVYDIHSPNVPEVAQMEALMRKAAERIPAERLWVNPDCGLKTRGWDEVGPSLENMVAAAKRLRADG; via the coding sequence ATGGCAACCACACACACACTGGGCTTTCCGCGCATCGGCGCACAGCGAGAGCTCAAGTTCGCACTCGAATCCTACTGGAGCGGCAACTGCAACCGGGAGCAGCTGTTGCAAACCGGCAGCCGTATTCGCCAGCAAAACTGGGCGCAGCAGCACCAGGCAGGTCAGCCCCGGGTCAGCGTGAATGATTTCGCGCTTTACGACCAGGTGCTGGATCATTCCTGCCTGCTGGGCGTTATTCCGGCGCGCTTTCAGGATGGCTCAAGCGATGCATTTGATACGGCCTTTCGCATGGCGCGTGGGCGGGCGCCCTCCGGCACGGCGGTACGTGCCTGTGAAATGACCAAGTGGTTCGATACCAACTACCACTACCTGGTGCCGGAACTCGAGCCGCAACAGCGCTTTACACTCGCGCCGGACAAGCTGCTGGCAGAAATCGCCGAGGCTCGTGCCTGTGGCTTCGACGTCAAGCCCGTGCTGATCGGTCCCGTGACCTACCTGTGGCTGGCCAAGACTGCTGGTGACTTCGACCGCCTGCAGCTGCTGCCGGCGCTGCTGCAGGCCTACGCCGAGCTGTTCGCTATCCTCGCCCGCGAGGGCGTGGAGTGGCTGCAGCTGGACGAGCCCATTCTGGTGCAGGAGCTGGAGCCGGTCTGGCTGGGTGCGCTGGAAACCGCCTACCAGGCGCTGTCGGGCTCGGGGCTCAAGCTGCTGCTGACCACCTATTTCGGCAACCTGGGGGATAACCTCAGCCTGGCGCTGTCGCTGCCGGTACAGGGGCTGCATCTTGATGCCGTGCGCGGGGGCGCGGAGTATCGTCGTGTGCTGGCCGAACTGCGTGATGACCAGGTGTTGTCGCTGGGTATCGTTGACGGCCGCAATATCTGGAAAACTGACCTGTCGGCCCGCCTCAAGGAGCTGCAGCCGGTCAGCGATCAGCTTGGCGCCCGGCTCTGGTTGTCGAGCTCCTGTTCACTGCAGCACGTACCGGTGGACCTGGGTCAGGAAACGGCTCTGGATGCGGAGCTCAAGGGCTGGATGGCCTACGCGGTGCAGAAGCTGGCCGAACTGCAGTTGCTGGGAACGGCACTGAACGGCGGCCAGGTGACCGCTGCCCTGGCGGACAATGCCCTGGCGCTGGCCGGGCGTCGCAGCTCGACGCGAGTCCATCAGGACAGCGTCAAGCAGCGCTGCCTGCAGCTGTCGCTCAAGGATGGCGAACGGGGCCTGGCCTATGACGAGCGGGCGCCGCGCCAGCGTGAACGCCTGCAGTTGCCGGCTTTCCCCACCACGACCATCGGGTCTTTTCCGCAAACACCGGCCATTCGTCAGACCCGCGCGGGCTTTCGCCGGGGCGAACTGAGCGAGGCGGATTACGTCGCCCGGATGCAGGCAGAGATCGCCGACTGCATCGAACGCCAGGAAGCCTGTGGCCTGGACATGCTGGTGCACGGGGAGGCTGAGCGTAACGACATGGTGGAATACTTCGGTGAGCTGCTGCAGGGGTATGCCGTCAGTCGCAATGGCTGGGTACAGTCCTATGGTTCGCGTTGCGTCAAGCCGCCGGTTATCTACGGCGATGTCTATCGCGATGCAGCCATGACGGTGCAGTGGAGTCGTTATGCCCAGTCTTTGACCACCAAACCGGTCAAGGGCATGCTGACAGGGCCTGTAACCATGTTGCAGTGGGCCTTTGTGCGGGATGACCAGTCGCGCCAGCAGACCTGTCTGCAGGTTGCGCTGGCGCTGCGGGACGAGGTCTGTGAGCTGGAGGCCGCCGGCATCGCCGCGATCCAGATTGATGAACCCGCGATTCGCGAGGGGCTGCCGCTCAAGCGCAGCGAGTGGCAGCACTATCTTGACTGGGCCGTTTATGCCTTTCGCGTTTCGGCCTGCGGTGTGGCTCCCCAAACCCAGATACATACCCACATGTGCTATTCGGAGTTTAACGGCATTATCGAGGCGATCGCGGCCATGGATGCGGACGTGATCACCATCGAAACCAGCCGTTCGAACATGATGCTGCTGGATGCCTTTATCGATTTCGAGTATCCCAGCGAAATCGGACCGGGCGTCTATGACATTCACAGTCCCAATGTGCCGGAGGTGGCACAGATGGAAGCCCTGATGAGAAAGGCCGCCGAGCGCATTCCGGCCGAGCGTCTTTGGGTCAATCCTGACTGCGGTCTCAAGACCCGTGGCTGGGATGAGGTCGGCCCGAGTCTGGAGAACATGGTGGCGGCGGCCAAACGCCTGCGCGCCGACGGCTAG
- a CDS encoding tRNA(Met) cytidine acetyltransferase TmcA encodes MPEFPLSDPLPAAPGGQGRAHVSDRPRYLVWLQGDAGWARRQAAALLAARGAQQVLWVGTEAPRPFEAVAAPRVQRWLGRETDAVVFDACAGFNPNAFGQSVGTVRAGGVLILLSPPAERWCHFADPEQQNLAVLPYGACDVGHRFIRHLVRVLQADTQVFCLLQDPPASPAAGHFTAIEPLSQALYIGHPGTPAVSDRSHAAQLVAPFRSLDQQHAVADILQGLEDAVPLVLTADRGRGKSAALGLAAAQWLERHGGEVLVTAPGLGALEALFERVQALLPGGELKAGAYRHALGSVRYLAPERLLHGDTAGEVLLVDEAAAIPAPVLARLLARFRRILFASTVHGYEGTGRGFAVRFRRELTRRAPGWRALSMEQPVRWSAKDPLEQLSFRLLLLDAEPAAAARVRTLAPAQLSYQRLERDELLRQPKLLEQLFGLLVLAHYRTTPGDLRILLDSPNLGIWIASAEGRVAGALLVVEEGGLPADLAGAIHDGYRRPAGHLIPQALIGQDGLMAAAPLRCLRVMRIATHPALERRGIASTLLTGLKGWAQGEGVDYLGTCFGISADLLGFWRHNGYAAIRLGTVKDPVGGTFAGILAQPLSRAGATLVAAARQRLHASLLHQLPAQLAELEAQLVLALLPCTEVALSSAERMELETFARHNRAYESCEPALWKLCAGGPEQWQQAGLSLAEQELLVRKVLQRQSWEAIALTRKGGRRALVRQLRESAGRLLCAPAMGMMNERSAGVQRSG; translated from the coding sequence ATGCCTGAATTCCCGCTATCCGATCCCCTGCCTGCCGCGCCAGGCGGCCAGGGTCGCGCGCATGTCAGTGACCGGCCTCGGTACCTGGTATGGCTGCAGGGCGATGCTGGCTGGGCGCGGCGACAGGCGGCGGCATTGCTGGCGGCACGGGGCGCCCAGCAGGTACTCTGGGTGGGCACGGAAGCGCCGCGGCCTTTCGAGGCCGTCGCCGCGCCCCGGGTCCAGCGCTGGCTTGGACGTGAGACCGATGCGGTGGTGTTCGATGCCTGCGCCGGTTTTAACCCCAATGCCTTTGGCCAGAGCGTGGGGACGGTGCGCGCTGGCGGAGTGCTAATCCTGCTGAGCCCCCCGGCGGAACGCTGGTGTCACTTTGCCGACCCCGAACAGCAAAACCTGGCGGTGCTGCCCTACGGGGCCTGCGACGTCGGGCATCGATTCATACGCCACCTGGTCAGGGTTCTCCAAGCCGATACACAGGTGTTTTGCCTGCTGCAGGATCCGCCTGCGTCACCTGCAGCGGGGCATTTTACCGCCATTGAACCCCTTTCCCAGGCGTTGTATATCGGTCACCCCGGCACGCCTGCGGTATCCGACAGATCGCACGCCGCTCAACTTGTCGCACCTTTTCGCAGTCTGGATCAGCAGCACGCGGTGGCAGATATCCTGCAGGGACTGGAGGATGCCGTGCCGCTGGTGCTGACCGCGGATCGAGGCCGGGGCAAGAGCGCAGCGCTGGGGCTGGCGGCGGCGCAATGGCTTGAGCGCCACGGGGGGGAGGTGCTGGTAACGGCCCCTGGGTTGGGGGCGCTGGAGGCGTTGTTCGAGCGCGTCCAGGCGCTGTTGCCGGGCGGTGAACTCAAGGCGGGCGCTTATCGCCATGCACTCGGTTCGGTGCGCTATCTGGCGCCGGAGCGCCTGTTGCATGGGGATACCGCAGGCGAGGTACTGCTGGTGGATGAGGCCGCCGCCATCCCGGCGCCGGTGCTGGCGCGCCTGCTGGCGAGGTTTCGCCGCATTCTGTTTGCCTCCACCGTGCATGGTTACGAAGGTACCGGACGCGGCTTTGCGGTGCGCTTTCGCCGCGAGCTGACACGCCGGGCACCGGGCTGGCGCGCCCTCAGTATGGAACAACCGGTACGCTGGAGCGCCAAGGACCCGCTGGAACAGCTGTCGTTTCGCCTGCTGCTGCTGGATGCCGAGCCGGCTGCCGCGGCCCGGGTGCGCACTCTGGCGCCCGCGCAGCTGAGCTATCAGCGCCTGGAACGGGACGAGCTGTTGCGCCAGCCAAAGCTGCTTGAACAGCTGTTTGGCCTGCTGGTGCTGGCGCACTACCGGACCACGCCCGGTGATCTGCGTATCCTGCTGGACAGTCCCAACCTGGGAATCTGGATTGCCAGCGCGGAGGGCCGGGTGGCGGGCGCGCTCTTGGTGGTGGAGGAAGGCGGCTTGCCAGCCGATCTGGCAGGCGCCATCCATGATGGCTATCGTCGCCCCGCCGGGCACCTGATTCCCCAGGCGCTGATTGGCCAGGATGGCCTGATGGCGGCGGCGCCCCTGCGTTGCCTGCGGGTGATGCGCATCGCCACGCACCCGGCACTGGAGCGTCGGGGGATCGCCAGCACCCTGCTGACCGGGCTCAAAGGCTGGGCGCAGGGCGAGGGTGTCGATTACCTGGGTACCTGCTTTGGCATCAGTGCGGATTTGCTGGGCTTTTGGCGCCACAATGGCTACGCCGCCATCCGGCTGGGTACGGTAAAGGACCCGGTCGGAGGCACCTTCGCCGGTATCCTGGCGCAGCCACTGAGTCGGGCGGGGGCTACGCTGGTTGCCGCGGCTCGCCAGCGCCTGCATGCCAGCCTGTTGCACCAGTTGCCGGCACAGCTGGCCGAGCTGGAGGCGCAGCTGGTACTGGCACTGCTGCCGTGTACCGAGGTTGCATTGTCCAGCGCCGAACGGATGGAGCTGGAAACCTTCGCCCGGCATAATCGCGCCTACGAGAGCTGCGAACCGGCGCTCTGGAAGCTATGCGCGGGCGGGCCCGAGCAGTGGCAACAGGCCGGCCTGAGCCTGGCTGAGCAGGAACTGCTGGTGCGCAAGGTATTGCAGCGCCAGAGCTGGGAGGCGATTGCGCTGACCCGCAAAGGCGGACGTCGGGCGCTGGTGCGCCAGTTACGTGAGAGTGCCGGGCGGTTGCTCTGTGCGCCCGCGATGGGCATGATGAACGAACGCTCGGCAGGCGTACAGCGATCCGGGTAG
- a CDS encoding YbaN family protein, which produces MRPGVVRGFYLLAGMLALLLGALGVVLPLLPTTPFVILAAFCFSRSSERLHQWLLNQRLFGPLIRDWEAHGVIPLRIKWLSTSMMLLLVSYPMLFRDFDWRLKALAGASILCALLYIWTRPSVPAQVPSRQNA; this is translated from the coding sequence ATGCGGCCAGGTGTGGTACGAGGGTTTTACCTGTTGGCGGGAATGCTGGCACTGCTGCTCGGCGCGCTGGGCGTGGTGCTGCCGCTGTTGCCGACCACGCCTTTTGTTATTCTGGCGGCGTTCTGTTTCTCCCGCAGTTCCGAAAGGCTGCACCAATGGTTGCTGAATCAGCGCCTGTTCGGCCCCCTGATCCGGGACTGGGAAGCCCACGGGGTGATTCCGCTGCGCATCAAGTGGCTGTCCACCAGCATGATGCTGCTACTGGTGAGCTACCCCATGCTGTTTCGGGACTTTGACTGGCGGCTCAAGGCCCTGGCCGGCGCCTCTATTCTGTGTGCCCTGCTGTATATCTGGACCCGCCCATCGGTGCCAGCACAGGTTCCGTCCCGCCAGAATGCCTGA
- a CDS encoding MOSC domain-containing protein: MPYLSDLHIYPIKSTAGLRLERAFVERTGLSLDRRFVLADAQGRFLTARKHPSLLKIKATPRVDGLVLTARGCTDLYLNYRQFSSQYRPVRVWDDDIQGQACSEAADRWFSDYLGLPCQLLYFGDASRRVTALDPGAPVAFADGYPLLLIGQGSLDDLASRCESPLSMGQFRPNLVIADCDPYAEDSWKRIRIGSLELDFVKPCSRCVMVNLDSRTALAHAQQQPLRTLAQYRRGEKGQVLFGQNLIPRNEAVLEVGMDVEILL, translated from the coding sequence ATGCCGTACCTGTCCGACCTGCATATTTATCCCATCAAATCGACAGCAGGTCTGCGCCTTGAGCGGGCCTTCGTGGAGCGCACCGGCTTAAGCCTTGACCGCCGCTTTGTGCTGGCCGATGCCCAGGGGCGCTTTCTGACGGCCCGCAAGCATCCTAGCCTATTGAAGATAAAAGCCACACCCCGGGTTGACGGCCTGGTACTGACTGCCAGGGGCTGCACGGATCTGTACCTGAACTACCGCCAGTTCTCCAGCCAGTACCGGCCGGTTCGGGTCTGGGATGACGACATTCAGGGCCAGGCATGCAGCGAGGCGGCCGACCGCTGGTTCAGCGACTACCTCGGCCTGCCCTGCCAGCTGCTCTACTTTGGCGATGCATCCAGGCGCGTTACCGCTCTGGATCCCGGCGCGCCGGTGGCCTTCGCCGACGGCTATCCGCTTTTGCTGATCGGCCAGGGGTCCCTGGACGATCTCGCCTCGCGCTGTGAATCGCCGCTGAGCATGGGCCAGTTTCGCCCCAACCTGGTGATTGCCGACTGCGATCCCTATGCCGAGGACAGCTGGAAGCGCATTCGTATCGGTAGCCTGGAACTGGATTTCGTCAAACCCTGCTCCCGCTGCGTCATGGTTAACCTGGATAGCCGCACAGCCCTTGCCCATGCGCAGCAACAGCCACTGCGCACCCTGGCCCAGTATCGCCGCGGCGAAAAAGGCCAGGTACTGTTCGGACAGAACCTGATACCGCGCAATGAAGCGGTGCTGGAAGTCGGCATGGACGTGGAAATCCTGCTCTGA
- a CDS encoding Rho-binding antiterminator: MQRYTPINCEVHDGFELACMRRLRYEVQWRDATTGTVLHDRIEFRDLEYPRGEEYLIAISSHGEPLRIRLDLIISKLPY; the protein is encoded by the coding sequence ATGCAGCGCTATACACCCATCAATTGTGAAGTACACGACGGATTCGAGCTCGCCTGCATGCGAAGATTACGCTACGAGGTGCAATGGCGCGATGCGACGACCGGTACAGTGTTGCACGACCGTATCGAATTTCGCGACCTTGAATATCCCAGGGGCGAGGAATACCTGATTGCAATATCCAGCCACGGCGAGCCACTGCGCATTCGCCTTGATCTCATTATCAGCAAACTGCCCTACTGA
- a CDS encoding DUF3820 family protein — protein MDLDPKQLLKIANMTMPFGKYKGRVLLDLPEPYVVWFAREGFPNGELGNLLRMLYEIKLNGLEAVLEPLRRQHRGG, from the coding sequence ATGGACCTTGATCCGAAACAGTTGCTAAAAATCGCCAATATGACCATGCCGTTTGGCAAGTACAAGGGACGGGTACTGCTGGATTTGCCGGAGCCCTATGTCGTCTGGTTTGCCCGCGAGGGCTTTCCCAATGGGGAACTCGGCAACCTGCTGCGCATGCTCTATGAAATCAAGCTTAATGGGCTGGAGGCGGTGCTTGAACCGCTGCGTCGACAGCACAGGGGAGGTTAA